The Enoplosus armatus isolate fEnoArm2 chromosome 5, fEnoArm2.hap1, whole genome shotgun sequence genome contains the following window.
tcaactgtgggactttatatagacaggtgtgtgcctttccaaatcatgtccattcaactgaatttaccacaggtggactccaattaagctgcagaaacatctcaaggatgatcagtggaaacaggatgcacctgagctcaattttgagcttcatggcaaaggctgtgaatacttatgtacatgtgatttcttagttttttatttttaataaatttgcaaaaatttcaaaaaaacttttttcacattgtcattatggggtgttgtgtgtagaattttgaggaaaaaaattaatttaatccattttggaataagggtgtaacataacaaaatgtggaaaaagtgaagcgccgtgaatactttccggatgcactgtattgtATATAgacatgtacacatgtatgtacTGCACATAACCACCTACTTCATGTAAATAAAGTAACCTATTACACACTCTTTTGACTTTTATATAGACCTTGTATGTTGTTGTAGTTCATTGTTGTCTGTTCATAGTTCTATATTTACTTTACGTTTTTAACTGTATGTACATTGAGAGCAACAAAAAACCTGAACATCTGATTCTGAGGAACTGGAAATATGAACATCAGCACATTAACTTTTTGCAACAGCTCAAAAAACTAAACTATCACGAGTGCTACTCTTCACacataatttttatttttaccgcTCAGTGCCATCACACTGTGTAAACGTCAGTTATGGTGACACGTGCACCGAGAGCTCCTACACTAAACATAACATATTTGCAAAAATAGTCTGATCTGATAATCCTACaatatagaaaaaaatgtttaacacaaGATCAAAACTTACTTTGGAGTATTCTGTGATGGCATCTATGAGAGCCAAGGTGgtctgagagagaaaagtgctTGAACTGTCTGTTACCAGGGAGGCTGCTCGTCTGATCAGAGAGTCGTGGGAGAGGTTTTCAacctgcagcagagacacagagagaaaacgaGGAACAGAGTAAGAACAAACACGCAAGGCAAGTGTATACTGTAAGTTATTTActgctgttatttttatatgCGTCCATCTCTGGTAGGTGACAGACTCACTTGTTTGAAAGGTATAGCACACAGCCCACCGCCGACGGTTAAAGACGCTATACTTGTGTACAAAATATTTGTCCATTTCCACGGTTTATggactgcagtgtttctgctgctgaacaggACACGAGCAGAACtcctgaacaaaacaaacaatcagttTAACTTTAAAACAACTCCCCTTAAATCCAGGAATTTTACATTTAAGTTCTGAAGCAGCATCACGTATGGCAAACTGATTTGATATTGTCTAACATTAACTGTTATGTACtcctagctagctagctagctctaACTAGCGACCAAAGCTGGAAGAGTCCAAAGCTAGTTTGAAAATATATCTAACATTGCTGTCATTTACTCTCTTTTATTGAGTCACTTTTGTATGAGTCAGTATAATTTAGAAATCACGTTAAAGCTAATTTTGGGCAACAAAAGATACATTTAATGCGTATTCTGACAACTTCCGGTTGTCGTTGCTAGCACTGTTATGAAGCAAAACATTCTAATTTTCCCACATTGAAGTCGACAGTcgcatttcatttttaagagaCTGTTAGTTGAATAAAACGTGTATAAATTAGATTACAAACTTTGCCACTTTATCGTTATTAACTGCAATACACGTCCTACCTGAGGAGACTGAGGCAGGTTGTTATCCTCCTCAGCGCGGCCATTTTGGTCCGCCACAATAAAATGTTCGTCGTCACTAAACATTAGGTTCCCCTGCTGTAAAGCTGTCACAGACTGAACACTGCTGCCCTCTCGTGGTGAAAACAGCCACATTATCTCGTGCGCAATCATGCACATCTGTTCAACAACAACCTGTCATGTCCTTAGGGTTTTGTAAAGTCCCTTGAATGGCCTTTACAATCTCCCTGTGACCACAGAGTGAAGAGCCAAGAAAAATGTGTAGAATATGAGCACAACAGTCAAACAAGAGCAAAAGAGTAATTAGAGTGAATTGAAAGGAAATCATTCAGATTGAAAGATGACACTAAAATAATGATGGAGGATTCACAGTGACTGCTGATGTGATGGATTAAAGAGCgaagttgtgttttgtgctggTTGAATCCTAATGTTTTATGCAGTCAGGGTGCAAACTCAAGGGATTTTAGTTAGTTTGAAGCTTGAAAGGTAAGATTAACATACAACAGTACTACAAAATGTCTGGTTGCACTGCGTGAGAAATGGTAAAGAACAACATGATATGGCCTTCAATTATCGTACATATATAGCAACAACAGCTTCATGATTGTACTCCAGAATGTTATGTTGTGATAATGCTATGTTTGCACAGTATGTAGGATTCAACAATAAagcaagattttttttgtttgtttgtttctctctttctttcttttgaagtTACCTCACTAACCCCAAATCCTGCTTCACAGTACAGGCCTCAGGTTATTTGACTTCATGTGGAAAACAGTATACTGCTAAACTATTCCAACATCAGGAGCAGTctttaaataattaatgatgCCATTAACCATCACTTTTAATTAGTTTCACTGGAGTTTATTATTACACATAGGAAGACAGATAATTGGCTAATTATCTACATCATTacagaaaggaaaacattatCTGATGAAAAACAAGCCAAGACTTCAGACCATCAGTGTAATTTCCCCTCCTGACGTCTCAAAGTTAACTATCAGAAGTTGACTGTACGGGCCACTCGCTGTCAGCAGTTGTGTAGTGAGTACGTGTCAGTCAAAGTtgtaaaaatagaataaaaatactCCGTTATGCATTTACATTACAATGCTATGTTCTATTttcctaatgtgtgtgtgattgagtaCATACTTGTGCCAGTACACACAGATCAGTATGCAATGTGTTATGTATATAGACACTCATACTACAAGTGCATTTATTACACTTCAATTCTATTTAATTCACtttattctgtgtgtgcatgtactcatgtatttatatgtattgtttgaaaaacagcacaaacacacaagatacACAAGGGCATTAAAACTCTTTATTTAGGCATTGACAGTGCATTGagtggtaaaataaatatattaacttACACATTTACACGATTAGCAATTTTCTTCTAGCATTCCTCTCTTGCCTTATTATTGCAtagcatctgaccaatcactAACATGGACATGTCTACTGGCAGCAGATTAGCATATTTTACAACGGAGGAGCAAACTTAATACATCAGACAAATACGAAGAAGTTAAACATCCTCCAggctaaaagcaacacagctgcagctgccaaatgcaggaaggacagctggcaaaaaaatccccactgtgtgaatgtatttttttaatatcactgccccatcatccatccattttgagaagaagaagatgacaCGCACAGAGCCTGATGAAGAAAACCTGGGTTaacaaagaaagtaaataacCACCATCGTGATACCCATTATCTCTGATTGGGGTTTTAGGTTTTGTCGAGCTAGCTAACGTAAAGAAAGCTTGGCTATGTTGAACGTGCTTCGTAGTACACCCCTCAGGTGCAAGACATCAAGTTAGATGACTCCACCCCAAACGCTACAAGAGAAGctaaattactttttatttatcgTCAAAACTAACTGTCCCACCTAAGGCAACAGTAACCTGTACCATACTGTGACAAAATGCGCAGTCTACCTGAACATTTCTGATGTTAGTATCAGCAATCTTGATCAGGTCCTAGGAGACATTTCAAGAGTAGGCTTGTGGTGCTCAAAGCGCTCAAAAAAAGGACTGTtggaaaaactcaacagcaatgTCTCTTTCCAGAAAGAAATTTGTcaagataatccacagaccttgTTGAGAGCAGTTTCATGCAAGAACTATTTTCTTTCAACCAAACTACACCCGCTAACCGTATCACCGCGCACATGAGCTAGTTAACGTTACAGCTCAGCTGAGGAGGACGCCTTTAATGTTTACATCCTGTGTTTCCAGCAGGACGAGCCtctcaaaataaagtgtccTGTCTGATTTTTATTAgtcaaagacattttcttctGTGGGTGTGTTGTAGTAATGTACAATATTAGAGAATTTGtcatacacacatccacattttAGACCACTGAGTCATAATGACAGAAGAAGCCCAACTACTACTGACATCAATAAAAAAACTCAGCACTCAGTGTATCCAATTGAATACAGTATGAGGAGCATTAGTAGTGCACAGTGATGACGACATCGCGGTGCAAAGctaaagttgttgttgttctgcttgTGTTCTACTCACGACTATAAAGTTTCTCTCAGAGGGCTGCACAGAGCtcagcagaaaacatttgtctttgtagCTGTGAGCCATGATGCCATATCAGTGCTGGGAAGGTTTGGGAAACTGAATGATCTTACGGCAGTACCTACAatccttttgtatttagtcacAACGTTGAAATATATGGCTGATAATACCTCAATGGTTGGTGGTGAATCCTTCATGCGAAAGATCAATGATCAGGTGATTATAGTTCAGGTTTTGGTGTCAGCTTTCCTTTGCATCAACTTTTTGCTGATCATAACCTTTTTTATGAAGGATTTCTTCTTCACAACCACGCGCTACATCTTATTTGCAAATACATtactgtctgattgtctgattTTAATTGTGACAAACGTCATGCTCATCCTGAGCTATTTTCGTGTTACTATACAGCTGTGGTTGTGTCTCATTCTGTTTACCGTGTCGTCTCTGTACAATTTTGTCACACCAGTTACTTTGACAGCAATGACACTGGAGCGCTACGTGGCCATCTGCATGCCCCTGAGGCATCCAGAGCTGTGCACCACACGCAGCGCTCTGCGCTGTGTCCTCATCATTCACGGCCTCAGCTCTGTACCCTGCATTGTtgttctctccatcttctttgcATCTGCGACCCACCGCTTCTACACCCAGGGCAGAGTATGCTCTGTGGAGATGTTCATCTTGCACAGTTGGCAGAGTCATCTTAGGTCGGCTATCAGCCAGCTTTACTTCTTGATCATGTGTATTACTATTGTGTTCTCCtatgttaaaataatgaaagtggCCAAAGCTGCATCAGGAGAGAATAAAACGTCAACGAGTAAAGGCCTCAGGACAGTGATTCTTCACGctttccagctgctgctctgtctcatCCAGCTGTGGTGCCCATTCATAGAAGCTGCTGTACTTCAGATTAATTTCATGTTATATGTTAATGTCAGGTACTTTAACTACATAATGTTTAGTCTTGCTCCAAGATGTCTGAGTCCTCTCATTTATGGCCTCAGGGATGAAAAGTTTTTTCTTGCACTGAAATACTATGGTCTCTGTGGCTTTGTCAAGAACAAacctttacatttattttatttgacaaattaaaactatGATTCTGTCACAGAAATCACAGTTTATTGCATATGGattattatttatgcattaTTGATTTAAATTCTTTAATTCCATGAACAAGTAATCAGTAAATATGCCTTCAGATTAGTTTGTTAGTGTGTTCACACAGTGGCCAATTTCTTGTACGAAAGATTCCTTATCACTGCCTAACAAATGGGTACATTTATCCTGCGTTTACATCAACAACAGCACTGCGTCCTCATTCACGCAGACAGTGGCGGTCTTGATGCGGAGGGGCTCTGGCAAAAAAATGCAGGGTCATCCAGTAAAACTACTTAATAGGTATGTAAATACATCTGTATATGTGCTATCAACTGCATCATTGTGTGAAGAAAAGTATTTATTGACTGTCTGTATAATTAAGTCAGTTAAAATAAAGTGAGCTGTCTAACATTTTCttctgtgggtgtgtttatgtaatgttGAAAATTTGAGAATTTGtcatacacacatccacattttAGACCACTGAGTCATAAAGGCCTTGGGCACTGAGTCAAACCAAGAAAACCTGGAGCtgaaaactgatttaaaaagcCCAACTACTACTGatgtcaataaaaacaacttcttCGAGTGCTGAATACAGTATGAGGAGCATTAGTAGTGCACAGTGATGACGACATCGCGGTGCAAAGctaaagttgttgttgttctgcttgTTTTCTACTCACGACTATAAAGTTTCTCTCAGAGGGCTGCACAGAGCtcagcagaaaacatttgtctttgtagCTGTGAGCCATGATGCCATATCAGTGCTGGGAAGGTTTGGGAAACTGAATGATCTTACGGCACTACCTACAatccttttgtatttagtcacAACATTGAAATATATGGCTGATAATACCTCAATGGTTGGTGGTGAATCCTTCATGCGAAAGATCAATGATCAGGTGATTATAGTTCAGGTTTTGGTGTCAGCTTTCCTTTGCATCAACTTTTTGCTGATCATAACCTTTTTTATGAAGGATTTCTTCTTCACAACCACGTGCTACATCTTATTTGCTAATACATtactgtctgattgtctgattTTAATTGTGACAAACGTCATGCTCATCCTGAGCTATTTTCGTGTTACTATACAGCTGTGGTTGTGTCTCATTCTGTTTACCGTGTCGTCTCTGTACAATTTTGTCACACCAGTTACTTTGACAGCAATGACACTGGAGCGCTACGTGGCCATCTGCATGCCCCTGAGGCATCCAGAGCTGTGCACCACACGCAGCGCTCTGCGCTGTGTCCTCATCATTCACGGCCTCAGCTCTGTACCCTGCATTGTtgttctctccatcttctttgcATCTGCGACCCACCGCTTCTACACCCAGGGCAGAGTATGCTCTGTGGAGATGTTCATCTTGCACAGTTGGCAGAGTCATCTTAGATCGGCTATCAGCCAGCTTTACTTCTTGATCATGTGTATTACTATTGTGTTCTCCtatgttaaaataatgaaagtggCCAAAGCTGCATCAGGAGAGAATAAAACGTCAACGAGTAAAGGCCTCAGGACAGTGATTCTTCACGctttccagctgctgctctgtctcatCCAGCTGTGGTGCCCATTCATAGAAGCTGCTGTACTTCAGATTAATTTCATGTTATATGTTAATGTCAGGTACTTTAACTACATAATGTTTAGTCTTGCTCCAAGATGTCTGAGTCCTCTCATTTATGGCCTCAGGGATGAAAAGTTTTTTCTTGCACTGAAATACTATGGTCTCTGTGGCTTTGTCAAGAACAAacctttacattcattttatttgacaaattaaaactatGATTCTGTCACAGAAATCACAGTTTATTGCATATGGattat
Protein-coding sequences here:
- the LOC139285418 gene encoding odorant receptor 131-2-like; this encodes MADNTSMVGGESFMRKINDQVIIVQVLVSAFLCINFLLIITFFMKDFFFTTTRYILFANTLLSDCLILIVTNVMLILSYFRVTIQLWLCLILFTVSSLYNFVTPVTLTAMTLERYVAICMPLRHPELCTTRSALRCVLIIHGLSSVPCIVVLSIFFASATHRFYTQGRVCSVEMFILHSWQSHLRSAISQLYFLIMCITIVFSYVKIMKVAKAASGENKTSTSKGLRTVILHAFQLLLCLIQLWCPFIEAAVLQINFMLYVNVRYFNYIMFSLAPRCLSPLIYGLRDEKFFLALKYYGLCGFVKNKPLHLFYLTN
- the LOC139285419 gene encoding odorant receptor 131-2-like, whose product is MADNTSMVGGESFMRKINDQVIIVQVLVSAFLCINFLLIITFFMKDFFFTTTCYILFANTLLSDCLILIVTNVMLILSYFRVTIQLWLCLILFTVSSLYNFVTPVTLTAMTLERYVAICMPLRHPELCTTRSALRCVLIIHGLSSVPCIVVLSIFFASATHRFYTQGRVCSVEMFILHSWQSHLRSAISQLYFLIMCITIVFSYVKIMKVAKAASGENKTSTSKGLRTVILHAFQLLLCLIQLWCPFIEAAVLQINFMLYVNVRYFNYIMFSLAPRCLSPLIYGLRDEKFFLALKYYGLCGFVKNKPLHSFYLTN